A DNA window from Pseudomonas tohonis contains the following coding sequences:
- a CDS encoding RNA pyrophosphohydrolase: MIDPDGFRPNVGIILANDAGQVLWARRINQDAWQFPQGGINPRETPEEALFRELNEEVGLEERDVKILACTRGWLRYRLPQRLVRTHSQPLCIGQKQKWFLLRLQSDENRVRMDLTGKPEFDGWRWVSYWYPLGQVVTFKREVYRRALKELAPRLLAQD, from the coding sequence GTGATCGATCCCGATGGTTTCCGCCCCAATGTCGGCATCATTCTCGCCAATGATGCCGGGCAGGTGCTTTGGGCTCGGCGTATCAACCAGGATGCCTGGCAGTTCCCCCAGGGAGGCATCAACCCCCGCGAGACGCCGGAAGAGGCGCTGTTCCGCGAGCTGAACGAGGAAGTCGGTCTCGAGGAGCGGGATGTGAAAATACTTGCATGCACCCGGGGCTGGTTGCGCTATCGTCTGCCGCAGCGTCTGGTGCGGACCCACAGCCAACCCCTGTGCATCGGGCAGAAACAGAAATGGTTCCTGCTGCGCCTGCAGTCGGATGAGAACCGGGTACGCATGGACCTGACCGGCAAGCCCGAGTTCGATGGCTGGCGTTGGGTCAGCTACTGGTATCCGCTGGGGCAGGTCGTGACCTTCAAGCGAGAAGTCTACCGCCGTGCCCTCAAGGAATTAGCCCCGCGCCTGCTGGCGCAAGACTGA
- a CDS encoding SDR family oxidoreductase gives MTRRILLVGASGFIGRHLLRALSAGGHEVVATSRSGAGDDLPGVAWQPLDLQRLADDPLQFPWPAGIDLVINAAGALDPDLARQAHLQADGACALFDLAARHGAAVLQVSALGAGDCEVPFLASKARADAHLLALGIPAVVLRPSLVLGEGGASSAWLERLAPLPLAPLLDTRARSMPLHVDDLVGAVLALLRRWPEQPQVLELVGPEALTQGELLDRLRGRLGWSPARYLQLPGALAGIAARLHLLDPQLLELARRDNLGDAAPLERLGGFRPARLDQRLDSAWPQKARAVNGWLRPAMIIVLALIWLGTALVCLGPGFDWGLRIMAEMGVTGVPAKLAVVGGALLDGLLGIGMLLRRWRRHALLAQLGLMLAYTALISLLLPHYWADPYAAVGKNLVLMVATLWVLWLEPSQRKTG, from the coding sequence TTGACCAGGCGCATCCTGCTGGTCGGTGCCAGCGGCTTCATCGGCCGTCATCTGCTGCGTGCCCTGTCCGCCGGTGGCCACGAGGTCGTCGCCACCTCCCGCTCGGGGGCGGGCGACGACCTGCCGGGCGTGGCCTGGCAGCCGCTCGATCTGCAACGCCTGGCTGACGACCCCCTTCAATTCCCCTGGCCTGCCGGCATCGACCTGGTGATCAATGCCGCCGGTGCCCTGGACCCTGACCTGGCGCGCCAGGCCCACCTGCAGGCCGACGGCGCCTGCGCCCTGTTCGATCTCGCCGCCCGCCATGGTGCGGCGGTGCTGCAGGTGTCCGCCCTCGGTGCCGGGGACTGCGAGGTGCCTTTCCTCGCCAGCAAGGCGCGCGCGGATGCGCACCTGCTGGCCCTGGGCATTCCCGCCGTGGTGCTGCGCCCCTCCCTGGTGCTGGGCGAGGGCGGGGCCAGCAGCGCCTGGCTGGAGCGCCTCGCACCCCTGCCGCTGGCGCCCCTGCTGGACACCCGCGCGCGAAGCATGCCGCTGCATGTGGACGACCTGGTCGGTGCGGTGCTGGCGTTGCTGCGGCGCTGGCCGGAACAACCGCAGGTGCTGGAGCTGGTCGGGCCCGAGGCGCTGACCCAGGGCGAGCTGCTCGACCGCCTGCGTGGGCGCCTGGGCTGGAGCCCGGCGCGCTATCTCCAGCTGCCGGGAGCGCTGGCGGGCATCGCCGCGCGCCTGCACCTGCTCGATCCGCAACTGCTGGAGCTGGCACGGCGGGACAACCTGGGCGACGCCGCGCCGCTGGAGCGGCTCGGTGGCTTTCGCCCGGCGCGGCTCGACCAGCGCCTGGACTCGGCCTGGCCGCAGAAGGCCCGTGCCGTGAACGGCTGGCTGCGCCCGGCGATGATCATCGTCCTGGCCTTGATCTGGCTGGGCACCGCGCTGGTCTGCCTCGGCCCGGGTTTCGACTGGGGGCTGAGGATCATGGCGGAGATGGGTGTCACCGGCGTGCCGGCCAAGCTGGCGGTGGTCGGGGGCGCGCTGCTGGATGGGCTGCTGGGCATCGGCATGCTGCTGCGTCGCTGGCGCCGCCACGCGCTGCTCGCGCAGCTCGGCCTGATGCTGGCCTATACGGCGCTGATCAGCCTGCTGCTTCCGCACTACTGGGCCGACCCTTATGCTGCGGTCGGCAAGAACCTCGTGCTCATGGTCGCCACCCTCTGGGTGCTGTGGCTGGAGCCCTCGCAACGGAAAACCGGATGA
- a CDS encoding SdiA-regulated domain-containing protein codes for MRSFLTPRWLVSGLLFCVLLVLGIAAQEFRLFERGWFIVQEWRHASEWRERSIWLPDYRVTVEALPIEGLDDDVSALTYDPDRHSLLTVTNQRPQIIEMSLDGHIIRRIDLEGFGDPEAVEYISKGVYVITDERLQRLVKVRLDEDTTRLDASESQQLSLGIGLNGNKGFEGLAYDPAGQRLFVAKERDPVRIYEVHGFPHTNPDKPFAVHVVDDPKRDAGLFVRDLSSLQYDDRSGHLLALSDESRLVLEINADGKPISSLSLLRGMHGLTRGVPQAEGVAMDNEGNLYLVSEPNLFYRFSKPAGE; via the coding sequence ATGCGATCCTTCCTGACTCCCCGTTGGCTGGTTTCCGGCCTGTTGTTCTGTGTGCTGCTGGTGCTCGGCATCGCCGCCCAGGAGTTTCGCCTGTTCGAGCGCGGCTGGTTCATCGTGCAAGAATGGCGCCACGCTTCGGAGTGGCGCGAGCGCTCGATCTGGCTGCCGGACTACCGGGTGACCGTCGAGGCCCTGCCCATCGAGGGGCTGGACGACGATGTCTCCGCGCTTACCTACGACCCGGACCGCCACAGCTTGCTGACGGTCACCAACCAGCGCCCGCAGATCATCGAGATGTCCCTGGACGGCCACATCATCCGGCGCATCGACCTGGAAGGCTTCGGCGATCCGGAGGCCGTCGAGTACATCAGCAAGGGCGTCTACGTCATCACCGACGAGCGCCTGCAACGCCTGGTCAAGGTGCGCCTGGACGAGGACACCACCCGCCTGGACGCCAGCGAGTCGCAGCAGCTCTCCCTGGGCATCGGCCTCAACGGCAACAAGGGCTTCGAGGGGCTGGCCTACGACCCCGCCGGGCAGCGCCTGTTCGTGGCCAAGGAGCGCGACCCGGTGCGCATCTACGAAGTCCACGGCTTCCCCCACACCAATCCGGACAAGCCCTTCGCGGTGCACGTGGTGGACGACCCCAAGCGCGACGCCGGGCTCTTCGTCCGCGACCTTTCCAGCCTGCAATACGACGACCGCAGCGGCCATCTGCTGGCGCTGTCCGACGAGTCGCGGCTTGTGCTGGAGATCAACGCCGACGGCAAGCCCATCAGCAGCCTGTCGCTGCTGCGCGGCATGCACGGCCTGACCCGCGGCGTGCCGCAGGCGGAGGGCGTGGCGATGGATAACGAAGGGAATCTGTACCTGGTCAGCGAGCCGAACCTGTTCTACAGGTTCAGCAAGCCGGCGGGGGAGTGA
- a CDS encoding tetratricopeptide repeat protein: MKKEAFITLSLCLLLSGCFETPVEKTDKAIGLYRPDTTAPQQMQEAHELLESAAEEKEPRAQYMLAKMYERGDGVAQDFNKAFALYTQSSLNGNGDASYMLSRYLEDEQFGQKVDLQQSKGFLEKGAAQGSYTAKLLLGLALLNGNAPFQQDLDKAESLLQEVAEKATVEGHRLHAQQGLATLYGDATLGKLDQEKVVKAYEYLAQHGPSGYPSVLMGLFDGHIPALEDPARRKAVYEQYGQSNAQVKMLYLAGAFGEGEGALISEADYRKLLADASAKGDRLASSLGCRIFAPGLIRANGAGDPAQAQQVLAWCDAEARKGEPFGQSTVAALNLLKGEYKQAFIWATIALVEGNRDGTLVITRLAGAGFNPPEAEVNDLLREAKALRTDIKAAQANYRDKTLSLPQVERPWY; the protein is encoded by the coding sequence ATGAAGAAGGAAGCCTTCATCACGCTGTCGCTGTGCCTGCTGCTCAGTGGCTGCTTCGAAACCCCCGTCGAGAAGACCGACAAGGCCATCGGCCTGTACCGCCCGGATACCACCGCACCGCAGCAGATGCAGGAAGCCCATGAGCTGCTGGAAAGCGCCGCCGAGGAAAAGGAACCCCGCGCCCAGTACATGCTGGCCAAGATGTACGAACGCGGCGACGGCGTCGCACAGGATTTCAACAAGGCCTTCGCGCTCTACACCCAGTCGTCCCTCAACGGCAACGGTGATGCCTCCTACATGCTGAGCCGGTACCTGGAAGACGAGCAGTTCGGCCAGAAGGTCGACCTGCAGCAGTCGAAGGGCTTCCTGGAGAAAGGTGCCGCCCAAGGCTCCTACACCGCCAAGCTGCTGCTGGGCCTGGCCCTGCTCAACGGCAACGCCCCCTTCCAGCAGGACCTCGACAAGGCGGAGAGCCTGCTGCAGGAAGTCGCCGAGAAAGCCACCGTCGAAGGCCATCGCCTGCATGCCCAGCAGGGCCTGGCTACCCTGTATGGCGATGCCACCCTGGGCAAGCTCGACCAGGAAAAGGTCGTGAAGGCCTACGAGTACCTGGCGCAGCACGGCCCTTCCGGCTACCCGTCGGTGCTGATGGGGCTGTTCGACGGCCACATCCCCGCGCTGGAGGACCCGGCCCGGCGCAAGGCGGTCTACGAGCAATACGGCCAGAGCAACGCCCAGGTGAAGATGCTTTATCTGGCCGGGGCCTTTGGCGAGGGTGAGGGTGCGCTCATCAGCGAGGCGGACTACCGCAAGCTGCTCGCTGACGCGTCCGCCAAGGGCGATCGCCTGGCATCGAGCCTGGGTTGCCGCATCTTCGCACCGGGCCTGATACGCGCCAATGGCGCCGGCGATCCGGCCCAAGCCCAGCAAGTGCTCGCCTGGTGCGACGCCGAGGCCCGGAAGGGCGAACCGTTCGGCCAGAGCACTGTCGCCGCCCTCAACCTGCTCAAGGGTGAGTACAAGCAGGCATTCATCTGGGCGACCATCGCCCTGGTGGAAGGTAACCGTGACGGCACCCTGGTAATCACGCGGCTCGCAGGGGCCGGCTTCAACCCCCCGGAAGCCGAGGTGAACGACCTGCTGCGGGAAGCCAAAGCCCTGCGCACCGACATCAAGGCCGCCCAGGCCAACTACCGCGACAAGACCCTCAGCCTGCCCCAGGTAGAGCGTCCCTGGTATTGA
- a CDS encoding HAD family hydrolase has product MRLALFDLDNTLLGGDSDHAWGDYLCERGILDGDAYKSRNDAFYQDYLAGRLDITDYLNFSLEILGRTEMAQLDQWHREFMRDCVEPIILAKGEALLAEHRAAGDKLVIITATNRFVTGPIAARLGVETLLATECEMADGRYTGRTTDVPCFREGKVTRLERWLAETGLSLEGASFYSDSLNDLPLLERVTRPVAVDPDPKLRAEAERRGWPVISLR; this is encoded by the coding sequence GTGCGCCTGGCCCTTTTCGATCTCGACAACACCCTCCTCGGCGGCGACAGCGACCACGCCTGGGGCGACTACCTGTGCGAACGCGGCATCCTCGACGGCGATGCCTACAAGTCCCGCAACGACGCGTTCTACCAGGACTACCTGGCCGGCCGCCTGGACATCACCGACTACCTGAACTTCAGCCTGGAAATCCTCGGCCGCACCGAGATGGCCCAGCTGGACCAGTGGCACCGCGAGTTCATGCGCGACTGCGTCGAGCCGATCATCCTGGCCAAGGGCGAGGCATTGCTGGCCGAGCACCGCGCGGCAGGCGACAAGCTGGTGATCATCACCGCCACCAACCGCTTCGTCACCGGCCCCATCGCCGCGCGCCTGGGGGTCGAGACACTGCTGGCCACCGAGTGCGAGATGGCGGACGGCCGCTACACCGGGCGCACCACCGACGTGCCCTGCTTCCGCGAAGGCAAGGTGACCCGCCTCGAGCGCTGGCTCGCCGAGACCGGCCTGAGCCTGGAAGGCGCCAGCTTCTACAGCGACTCGCTGAACGACCTGCCGCTGCTGGAGCGGGTGACCCGCCCGGTGGCGGTCGACCCCGACCCCAAGCTGCGCGCCGAGGCCGAGCGTCGCGGCTGGCCGGTGATCTCCCTGCGCTGA
- the rpiA gene encoding ribose-5-phosphate isomerase RpiA, whose protein sequence is MTQDQLKQAVAQAAVDHILPLLDSKSVVGVGTGSTANFFIDALAQHKMAFDGAVASSEATAQRLKGHGIPVYDLNAVDALEFYVDGADESDAHLNLIKGGGAALTREKIVAAVARTFICIADGSKLVPVLGAFPLPVEVIPMARSHVARQLVKLGGDPVYREGVVTDNGNIILDVHNLSITDPVTLEAQINAIVGVVTNGLFAARPADLLLLGTAEGVKTLKA, encoded by the coding sequence ATGACCCAGGACCAGCTCAAGCAGGCAGTCGCCCAGGCCGCAGTCGACCATATCCTCCCGCTGCTCGACAGCAAGAGCGTCGTCGGCGTCGGCACCGGATCGACCGCCAACTTCTTCATCGACGCCCTGGCTCAGCACAAGATGGCCTTCGACGGCGCGGTCGCCAGCTCCGAAGCCACCGCCCAACGCCTGAAGGGCCACGGCATCCCGGTCTACGACCTGAACGCGGTGGACGCCCTGGAGTTCTACGTGGACGGCGCCGACGAGAGCGACGCGCACCTGAACCTGATCAAGGGTGGCGGCGCCGCCCTGACCCGCGAGAAGATCGTCGCCGCCGTGGCGCGCACCTTCATCTGCATCGCCGACGGCAGCAAGCTGGTGCCGGTGCTCGGCGCCTTCCCGCTGCCGGTGGAGGTCATCCCCATGGCCCGCAGCCACGTGGCACGCCAGCTGGTGAAGCTGGGCGGCGACCCGGTCTACCGCGAAGGCGTGGTCACCGACAACGGCAACATCATCCTCGACGTGCACAACCTCTCGATCACCGACCCGGTGACCCTGGAAGCGCAGATCAACGCCATCGTCGGCGTGGTCACCAACGGCCTCTTCGCCGCCCGCCCCGCCGACCTGCTGCTGCTCGGCACAGCCGAAGGCGTGAAGACGCTGAAGGCGTAA
- a CDS encoding DUF2269 family protein has translation MSLYLLLKTLHIMSSTLLFGTGLGSAYYALRAWRSQRVEVIAVTFRHLVTADWLFIATTAVFQPLSGLALAKLAGWPLNQVWLLWSVGLYVFAGLCWLPVVWLQIRVRDMARDALAGGQELPARAHLYMKVWFALGWPAFIAFVGIFFLMVIKPLSL, from the coding sequence ATGAGCCTGTACCTGCTGCTGAAGACCCTGCACATCATGTCCTCGACCCTGCTGTTCGGCACCGGCCTGGGCTCGGCCTACTACGCCCTGCGTGCCTGGCGCAGCCAGCGGGTGGAGGTGATCGCCGTGACCTTCCGCCACCTGGTCACCGCCGACTGGCTGTTCATCGCCACCACGGCGGTGTTCCAGCCGCTGAGCGGCCTGGCCCTGGCCAAGCTGGCGGGCTGGCCGCTGAACCAGGTCTGGCTGCTGTGGAGCGTGGGGCTCTATGTGTTCGCCGGGCTCTGCTGGCTGCCGGTGGTGTGGCTGCAGATCCGTGTGCGCGACATGGCGCGCGATGCGCTGGCCGGGGGCCAGGAGCTGCCGGCCAGGGCCCACCTTTATATGAAGGTCTGGTTCGCCCTGGGCTGGCCGGCCTTCATCGCCTTCGTCGGCATCTTCTTCCTGATGGTGATCAAGCCGCTCTCGCTCTGA
- a CDS encoding AraC family transcriptional regulator, with protein MTTLHTIALAVETLAEEVPRPRLLEGSGVACSDLDTPDKLITHAQELRVFANALSCTRDPALGLSLGLRMHVSAYGILGYTMLASRTLRDALNIALANASLLGSYFTLALEEDGAEARLVATGYRYAPELMVFNSELCLTSLLTVIQDLLGEAVRPRRVRLPYRPPLHAAAYTEKLGCPVDFGDSRTALCFNAALLDRTLPLADPVTCHHGLQQCQKLDAQLTSRHDVLDQIREHLAGHLSEASNLDRVARSLHRSERTLRRHLQRLNTSYQRLLDEVRYDKARQLLLQTDLPIYLIAEQLGYAETASFRHAFQRWSGQPPSQYRR; from the coding sequence ATGACCACCCTGCACACCATCGCCCTGGCGGTGGAGACCCTCGCCGAGGAGGTGCCTCGCCCGCGCCTGCTCGAAGGCAGCGGCGTCGCCTGCAGCGACCTCGACACCCCCGACAAGCTGATCACCCACGCCCAGGAACTGCGCGTCTTCGCCAACGCCCTGAGCTGCACGCGCGACCCGGCGCTGGGGCTGTCCCTGGGCCTGCGCATGCACGTCTCCGCCTACGGCATCCTCGGCTACACCATGCTCGCCAGCCGCACCCTGCGCGATGCGCTGAACATCGCCCTGGCCAACGCCTCGCTGCTGGGCAGCTACTTCACCCTGGCCCTGGAGGAGGACGGCGCCGAGGCCCGGCTGGTCGCCACCGGCTACCGCTATGCGCCGGAGCTGATGGTGTTCAACAGCGAGCTGTGCCTCACCTCGCTGCTCACGGTGATCCAGGACCTGCTCGGCGAGGCCGTGCGCCCGCGGCGGGTGCGCCTGCCCTATCGCCCGCCGCTGCATGCGGCCGCCTACACGGAGAAGCTCGGCTGCCCGGTGGACTTCGGCGATTCGCGCACAGCGCTCTGCTTCAACGCCGCGCTGCTCGACCGCACCCTGCCCCTGGCCGACCCGGTGACCTGCCACCACGGCCTGCAGCAGTGCCAGAAGCTCGACGCCCAGCTCACCAGCCGCCACGACGTGCTCGACCAGATCCGCGAGCACCTGGCCGGCCACCTCAGCGAAGCCAGCAACCTGGACCGCGTCGCCCGCAGCCTGCATCGCTCCGAACGCACCCTGCGCCGCCATTTGCAGCGCCTCAACACCAGCTACCAGCGCCTGCTGGACGAAGTGCGCTACGACAAGGCCCGCCAGTTGCTGTTGCAGACCGACCTGCCGATCTACCTGATCGCCGAACAGCTCGGCTACGCCGAGACCGCCAGTTTCCGCCACGCCTTCCAGCGCTGGAGCGGCCAGCCGCCGAGCCAGTACCGGCGCTGA
- the ilvA gene encoding threonine ammonia-lyase, biosynthetic yields MPACPASEAVMLEDYVKKTLTSRVYDVAVETPLQPALRLSERLGNQVLLKREDLQPVFSFKIRGAYNKLAQLTAEELARGVVTASAGNHAQGLALAARELGIKATIVMPRTTPELKVQGVRARGGKVVLHGDAFPEALAYSLKLVDEKGYVYIHPYDDPHVIAGQGTVAMEILRQHPGRLDAIFVPVGGGGLIAGIAAYVKYLRPEVKVIGVEPDDSNCLQAAMAAGERVVLGQVGLFADGVAVAQIGQHTFDICREHVDEVITVSTDEICAAIKDIYDDTRSITEPAGALAVAGIKKYVEREGSTGQTLVAIDSGANINFDRLRHVAERAELGEKREAIIAVTIPERPGSFKAFCEAIGKRQITEFNYRYNTEAEAHIFVGVQTHPENDPREALVQSLRDQGFPVLDLTDNELAKLHIRHMVGGHAARVEDESIFRFEFPERPGALFNFLNKLGGRWNITLFHYRNHGAADGRVVAGLQVPADERHLIPAALEEIGYPYWDESDNPAYRLFLG; encoded by the coding sequence ATCCCCGCATGCCCCGCCAGTGAAGCCGTGATGCTCGAAGACTACGTGAAGAAGACCCTCACCTCGCGCGTTTATGACGTGGCGGTGGAAACCCCCCTGCAACCCGCGCTGCGCCTGTCCGAACGCCTCGGCAACCAGGTGCTGCTCAAGCGCGAGGACCTGCAGCCGGTGTTCTCCTTCAAGATTCGCGGCGCCTACAACAAGCTGGCGCAGCTCACTGCCGAGGAGCTGGCGCGTGGCGTGGTCACCGCCTCGGCCGGCAACCACGCCCAGGGCCTGGCCCTGGCGGCCCGCGAGCTGGGGATCAAGGCGACCATCGTGATGCCGCGCACCACACCCGAGCTCAAGGTCCAGGGCGTGCGCGCCCGGGGCGGCAAGGTGGTGCTGCACGGCGATGCCTTCCCCGAGGCGCTGGCCTATTCGCTGAAGCTGGTGGACGAGAAGGGCTACGTCTATATCCACCCCTACGACGACCCGCACGTGATCGCCGGGCAGGGCACGGTGGCGATGGAGATCCTCCGCCAGCACCCCGGGCGCCTGGACGCCATCTTCGTGCCGGTGGGCGGCGGCGGCCTGATCGCCGGCATCGCCGCCTACGTGAAGTACCTGCGCCCCGAGGTGAAGGTGATCGGCGTCGAGCCGGACGACTCCAACTGCCTGCAGGCCGCCATGGCCGCCGGCGAGCGCGTGGTGCTGGGCCAGGTCGGGCTGTTCGCCGATGGCGTGGCCGTGGCGCAGATCGGCCAGCACACCTTCGACATCTGCCGCGAGCACGTGGACGAGGTGATCACCGTCAGCACCGACGAGATCTGCGCGGCGATCAAGGACATCTACGACGACACCCGCTCCATCACCGAGCCGGCCGGCGCCCTGGCCGTGGCCGGGATCAAGAAGTACGTGGAGCGCGAAGGCAGTACGGGGCAGACCCTGGTGGCCATCGACTCGGGCGCCAACATCAACTTCGACCGCCTGCGTCACGTGGCCGAGCGCGCCGAACTGGGCGAGAAGCGCGAGGCGATCATCGCGGTGACCATCCCCGAGCGCCCGGGCAGCTTCAAGGCCTTCTGCGAGGCCATCGGCAAGCGCCAGATCACCGAATTCAACTACCGCTACAACACCGAGGCCGAGGCGCACATCTTCGTCGGCGTGCAGACCCACCCGGAGAACGACCCGCGCGAGGCTCTGGTGCAGAGCCTGCGCGACCAGGGTTTCCCGGTGCTGGACCTGACCGACAACGAGCTGGCCAAGCTGCACATCCGCCACATGGTCGGCGGGCATGCGGCGCGGGTGGAGGACGAGTCGATCTTCCGCTTCGAATTCCCCGAGCGCCCCGGCGCGCTGTTCAACTTCCTCAACAAGCTGGGCGGGCGCTGGAACATCACCCTGTTCCACTACCGCAACCACGGCGCCGCCGACGGCCGCGTGGTGGCCGGGCTGCAGGTGCCGGCGGACGAGCGCCACCTGATCCCCGCGGCGCTGGAAGAGATCGGCTACCCCTATTGGGACGAGAGCGACAACCCGGCCTACCGGCTGTTCCTCGGCTGA
- a CDS encoding DUF2269 family protein has product MDDYLMLQILHGSLTFLLFVVAGGLLWGVLRAWHGGLGGWAPNLRQSVLFGVPALLALGVALPITGWWLLALAQIPFGLTWVLGSSILYLLAGIAWLAFTRRLLVLHAGDAPNAAPRSRFLGFSLGYGAVGFLLLLAILVLTLAKPA; this is encoded by the coding sequence ATGGATGACTACCTGATGCTGCAGATACTGCACGGCTCGCTGACCTTCCTGCTGTTCGTCGTCGCCGGCGGCCTGCTGTGGGGCGTGCTGCGAGCCTGGCACGGCGGCCTGGGTGGCTGGGCGCCGAACCTGCGCCAATCGGTGCTGTTCGGCGTACCGGCGTTGCTGGCCCTGGGCGTGGCCCTGCCGATCACTGGCTGGTGGCTGCTGGCCCTGGCGCAGATCCCCTTCGGCCTGACCTGGGTGCTGGGCAGTTCCATCCTCTATCTGCTGGCCGGCATCGCCTGGCTGGCCTTCACCCGGCGCCTGCTGGTGCTGCACGCCGGCGACGCGCCGAATGCCGCCCCGCGCAGCCGTTTCCTCGGCTTCAGCCTGGGTTATGGCGCGGTCGGCTTCCTGCTGCTGCTGGCCATCCTCGTACTGACTCTGGCCAAGCCGGCCTGA